TACGAAGTGTCTGAAAAAATCTCCAAGGAGATATTTATGATTTGGGATTCCCTTTGGGTAACAGGACCTAGCCGCAGTGGTAAGACTGCTCGCTTGGTAAAGCAGTTTTGTAATTGGGTGTTGAGTGAAACTAGCTGCAAAGAGTCATATTATACGAAAAACCAAGGGCAAAAAAATAGCGAGAATATACCAAGACCCTTGTATCTTCATCAAACAGAACCAGGAGTCTTAGTTTTGGCAGCCAATGATGAAAATCGTCGGGGGTTAGCGGATAAAATTGTTACAGCCACTTCCGGAAAATATCCAGTACGTTGCAAGACACCCTTGGGCTTTATTCAGGATGAAGTGAGTTTGTTTTGGCCTTTGCTTATTCAGTTATTGGAGTTAAAGGCGCAATTTCCAGTACGGCTGCGTCCAGAAACTGAACAGGAACTAGCAACCAAACTTTGGCGTTCCCAATTGGACGAGGGAATTTTGCGTCGCGCGGGAGAACCGGAGTACCGATTAGTACGTCGTATCTTGGATTTATTGCAACTAGGGGCTTCTAGTGGCATAGCCTGTGAGAAAATTAACGACGTTTTGCTCAACGCCATCGCTCAGCAAGAGAATAGTGCAAACCTAGAACCTCAACTAATAACATCTTTACTACTCAATTGGCGTAACTGGTGTCTAGAAAGAGGATTTCTCACCTATGGAATCATGACCGAAGTTTATGGCAAATACCTCTTAAGCGATCCAACTTATCAGCAACAGCTTAGCAAACGCTATCAAGCAGTGCTGGCTGATGATGTCCAAGATTATCCTGCCCTATCGCGTCACCTGTTTGAGTTGCTTCTAAATAACGGTGCAGTGGGGGCATTTAGCTACAATCCCGATAGTGTAGTGCGTTTGGGACTAGGAGCTGACCCCAATTATTTAGAAGGATTATCAGCACGTTGTCGGCAAGAAGTTTTGACTCAGCGTCCCTTTTCATGCCTTGGAGAAGCTAGCACCATACCGATGCAGGAGCTGATAACAGAACAGATCATGCCTTTAAGCTTACCAGCAGCAGTCCAATCCATTCAAACCAGATCCCGCGCCGAATTATTGCGGGAAACAGCAGAGGTGATTGTTAAAGCTGTTAAGGAGAAGCAGGTACAGCCAAACGAAGTGGCGATCATTGCGCCAGGTTTAGATGCGATCGCCCGTTACACCCTCACAGAAATCCTCACCAAGCAAAACATCCAAGTCCAACCTCTCAACGACCAACGCCCCTTGATAACTTCGCCGATCATCAGAGGATTGCTCACCGTTCTTGCCTTAGTTTATCCCGGCTTAGGACGCTTAGTTGACCGCGATGCTGTGGCAGAGATGTTAGTTGTGTTAAGCAAGGAAGTTTCTGGAATCGAAGCAGAAATTTCCCCCTCATTTCCCCACATTGACCCCGTCCGCGCTGGCTTGATAGCAGATTACTGCTTTGTACCCCATCCAGACCAACCCAAGTTGCTACCTGTCAGGGCGTTTGACCGCTGGGATAGGCTGGGCTACGCAGCGACCACGGCTTATGGTAATATATTGCAGTGGTTAGAAACCCAAAAAACACAACAAGAACTGCGCTTGATTCCCAGTCCCATTTCTCTTTTAGATAGGGCAATTCAGCGTTTCTTGTGGAATGGCAACAATCTCCCCTACGACCAATTGGCAGCACTGCGGGAACTATTGGAAACCGCACAGCACTACTGGGAAATTGATACGAGATTGCGGCAAACCTCCTCTGTTTCTCCCCCATTAAAAGAGGAAACCCAAGCGAAAGGGACTTCACCTTACTCAATAACTGCCGAATTTATCCAACTCCTGCGGCGTGGTAC
This portion of the Brasilonema sennae CENA114 genome encodes:
- a CDS encoding recombinase family protein; its protein translation is MIWDSLWVTGPSRSGKTARLVKQFCNWVLSETSCKESYYTKNQGQKNSENIPRPLYLHQTEPGVLVLAANDENRRGLADKIVTATSGKYPVRCKTPLGFIQDEVSLFWPLLIQLLELKAQFPVRLRPETEQELATKLWRSQLDEGILRRAGEPEYRLVRRILDLLQLGASSGIACEKINDVLLNAIAQQENSANLEPQLITSLLLNWRNWCLERGFLTYGIMTEVYGKYLLSDPTYQQQLSKRYQAVLADDVQDYPALSRHLFELLLNNGAVGAFSYNPDSVVRLGLGADPNYLEGLSARCRQEVLTQRPFSCLGEASTIPMQELITEQIMPLSLPAAVQSIQTRSRAELLRETAEVIVKAVKEKQVQPNEVAIIAPGLDAIARYTLTEILTKQNIQVQPLNDQRPLITSPIIRGLLTVLALVYPGLGRLVDRDAVAEMLVVLSKEVSGIEAEISPSFPHIDPVRAGLIADYCFVPHPDQPKLLPVRAFDRWDRLGYAATTAYGNILQWLETQKTQQELRLIPSPISLLDRAIQRFLWNGNNLPYDQLAALRELLETAQHYWEIDTRLRQTSSVSPPLKEETQAKGTSPYSITAEFIQLLRRGTITANPYPVHPIGPKSNAVTLATIFQYRSSRRSHRWQFWLDTGSPLWAKGGAATLFGAPFFLQERLGEPWTVEDEKSAEEQRLRTILADLLARVSQRVYLCHSDLAVNGQEQLGPLLPLVHACVSVVCDPAVV